A segment of the Terribacillus aidingensis genome:
ACGCAATTCGACAGGTCAGCTAAGCTATACCTAGATAATGGTAAATATGAAATCTATTCAAGCAGATTGAAGAAAGTTCTGTTAGTCCAGGAAATACCTGAAGGCTACGCGATCAATATATATCCCAGTGCATTGTCATTCGGGTTCAATCAAACAGGTACAGCACTTGCTCCTGGCAATTTCACTATACGTACTCCTGCTGGAACCGATAAGCTTGTATTTCCGCTTGGGAAAGGAAGAGGGCGCTATGAAGACAGCAGATAATCAAAATGGTTTTCTGCTTCTGGAAGCATTGTTCAGTTTCGCGATGTTTCTGCTGCTATGTACGCTTCTGCTTCCGTTATGGATTGACGTGAAAAAGGAACATTACATTCAGGAAAAACGTACGTTTTATTATAGTCTTCTCCAAAATGAACTCGCAAAAGCCGAACCAAAAGATCAGTATTTTAGAGACGATAAGCTATTTATCGCATTAAGATTCAGTATCGAGGATGGACTCAAAAAAGGCTGCATTGACCTAAGAGGAGAAGGGCGAAAGGAGAATCGCTGCCTATATGGTTATCTCGAATAATAAAGGTTTCACGCTTCTTGAAGCAATAATTGCATTGGGCATATTGATTCTGATTCTCGTTTCAGTCCCTCCCCTTCTGACTCCCTTGGTTCAAGACACAAAATCAGAAGCTGTGTCTGTCAGGCAGGCACTTCACTTCATATCAATGGAAGTGCACAAAGGCGTCGCTGTAAATACCGCGGAAGATAAGCTTTACATTCAGGATCAGCAAGGTCGAACAGCAGTTTTTGAGCAATATAAAGATATGATTCGAAGACAAGTTGATGAGAAAGGACATGAAATCTACTTGCACCATATTGAGGATTTAGAATTCATCCAGGATGACAGCTCGATTGTCATAACTGTCAAAGGAAAAGAGGGATTGTCATATGAGAAGTGGATTGATATGGAATGAACAAGGGTTCCTTCACCCATTCCTCTTGTTTCTGACAGCTTTCTTTCTGCTCCTACTCACTTCAGGCAGTATGCTTCTTCAAACGAAAGTACAATCGACTGACATGCTTTTCGAACAGTATAAATTAGAGCAAGCTGCATCACTCGCTTTCAAAACAGTTGAAAACCACTATCTTCCGAATCTAAAACCAGATGACGATGATCAAACCATTAAAATCCATAACAAAGCTTTGGATGCTCATATCACGATTAATAGAGAAGAACAACACCTACTTGTACGATACGAAATCAATACAGATGGAAGCCTGGAGTCGGTCACTTATTATAAAAAATATCCTTCTTGATGTATAAGATACGAAATCTCGTGCAAAATAGTCTATGTACGATGGGCTATAGCCAAGTGGTAAGGCAGCGGGTTTTGGTCCCGTTATCGTTGGTTCGAACCCAGCTAGCCCAGTAAGAAGATCCCGCCAAAATGGCGGGATCTTCTTTTAT
Coding sequences within it:
- the comGF gene encoding competence type IV pilus minor pilin ComGF yields the protein MVISNNKGFTLLEAIIALGILILILVSVPPLLTPLVQDTKSEAVSVRQALHFISMEVHKGVAVNTAEDKLYIQDQQGRTAVFEQYKDMIRRQVDEKGHEIYLHHIEDLEFIQDDSSIVITVKGKEGLSYEKWIDME
- a CDS encoding prepilin-type N-terminal cleavage/methylation domain-containing protein encodes the protein MHQVHKQKGFSLLELIIVLGLASLLISIGTGVYSHLLVEAEAKQFKNRLEQDLLYLQQYTQFDRSAKLYLDNGKYEIYSSRLKKVLLVQEIPEGYAINIYPSALSFGFNQTGTALAPGNFTIRTPAGTDKLVFPLGKGRGRYEDSR